GTGGAGGGATTACCAACTTTATAATCAATAGGAAGTGGGTATACCAAAAGGGAAACGATAAGTGGAACTGGCAAGCCATTAAATATATCATTGTCTGGTTCGGAAACCTGATAGTCAATACTACCTGCTTTTGGGTATTGACAAATTATACCGCTATAGATCAGCGCGTGGCTGTGGTTATGGCATCGGTTATTACCGCCGTCGGGTATAACTATGGAATGCAAAAGCGGTTTGTTTTTAAATGATTTTGGTTAATGAATGGATTTAAAAATATAGTATCCGGAATTCTTTTATTGCTCGTCTCTGGCTTTAGTTCGGTATTCGCACAAACGACCACCACCGTGAAAGGGCTTATTACTGATAGCCGCACGGGGGCTCCGCTGCCTTTTGTAAACGTTTTTGTTCCTGGCACTTCCATCGGTACGGGTACCAGCGCAGATGGCAAGTATCAGCTGGATGTATCTATTACGAGAGATAGTATCCGCTTTGCTTACATGGGTTATAAGAGTGTAACCCGGAAAATTACTCCCGGTATTGTTCAAACCATTAATATTCAGCTGGAAAGTACAGCCAAGAACCTGAATGAGTTTGTAGTTAAAAAGAAAAAAGAGCGTTATCGCAACAAGGATAACCCAGCTGTGGAGCTGATCCGCCTCGTAATCGAGAACAGGGAAAAAAACCGGATGACGCATTTTGACTATGCCCAATACAACCAGTACGAAAAACTGGAATTCGCACTGAGTAACCTCTCTGAAAAGATTAGCAACGGTCGTCTGACCCGTAAGTATAAATTCATTTTTGAGAACCAGGATACCACCAAGTTCGCAGGCAAATCTATTCTGCCTATCTACCTGGAAGAAAAACTGGCCGATGTATACTATCGCCGTGATCCGGAGAAAAAGAAGACTATCGTGACGGGCGATAAGAAAGTGAGCTTCGAAAACTTTATTGATAACAGGGGCCTGAGCCAATACCTGAACCACATCTACCAGGACGTAGATATCTACGATAACCAGCTGATGCTGTTCACAAACCAGTTCCTGAGCCCGATTGCCAACTCTGCACCTACTTTTTATAAATTCTATATCGCTGATACCATCGTAGCACCAGACAGCACCAAGCTGATTAAACTGGAGTTCTACCCCCGTAACAAGACTGACTTATTGCTGGAAGGGGAACTGTTCATCACTTTAGACGGTAACTATGCCGTGCAAAAAGCGGATATGACTGCGAATAAAGAAATTAACCTGAACTGGGTGAGAGATTTCCACCTGTACTTTGATTTCCAGAAGACCACCGATGGCCGCTATTATACCAGCAAACAAACGCTGATGGCCGACTTCGGCATCTTCAAAGGGAGTAGCGGTATCTACGGTGAGCGTACTGTATCTATCAGGGATATGGCCATCAACCAGCCGAAGCCATCAGAATTTTACAACG
This Chitinophaga sancti DNA region includes the following protein-coding sequences:
- a CDS encoding GtrA family protein, producing MRFIKAQASALVATGVQFSVSFLLLYMWEGYGVAANVTGVACGGITNFIINRKWVYQKGNDKWNWQAIKYIIVWFGNLIVNTTCFWVLTNYTAIDQRVAVVMASVITAVGYNYGMQKRFVFK